The Podospora pseudocomata strain CBS 415.72m chromosome 3, whole genome shotgun sequence genome window below encodes:
- a CDS encoding hypothetical protein (EggNog:ENOG503P38X; COG:K), which translates to MPPRPKPPPPTHFLCIPLVTPTSRPQLAASLSAFKEEVTLPPPQGFSLPETAIRPLGTLHLTLGIFSFPPPPSPLVNGDRSGASIPPSEGRLEKAKSVLAGLNLREMWSSVKKEGEPDQPRVTLKGLESMHPLPKTAVLYALPTDENFTGSLQRFCESVRERLLQVGEEGEKLMVEDGRPLLLHATIVNTVYVKGRDKQRHRGRHGKERMVVEKAGDIIERYEDQIWMRDVRVERVAICKMGAKKVLDGEGGETGEEEYEVVGEVGF; encoded by the coding sequence ATGCCTCCCAGGCCcaaaccgccaccacccacgcACTTTCTGTGCATCCCCTTGGTCACACCCACCTCTCGCCCCCAACTAGCCGCCTCGCTCTCCGCCTTCAAAGAAGAAGTCACGCTCCCCCCTCCGCAAGGGTTTTCCCTACCAGAGACGGCTATTCGACCTCTGGGGACTCTACATTTGACACTTGGTATCTTCAgcttcccgccgccgccgtcgccgttgGTGAATGGTGATCGTTCTGGCGCGAGCATACCACCGAGCGAGGGTAGACTGGAGAAGGCAAAATCTGTTTTGGCTGGGTTGAATTTGAGGGAGATGTGGAGTTCTGTTAAAAAGGAGGGTGAGCCAGACCAGCCGAGGGTTACGCTTAAGGGTCTGGAGAGCATGCACCCGCTGCCGAAAACCGCCGTCTTGTACGCCCTGCCTACGGATGAGAACTTCACTGGTTCACTTCAGAGGTTTTGCGAGTCTGTCAGGGAAAGATTGTTAcaggttggggaagagggggagaagttgatggtggaggatggccggccgttgttgttgcacGCTACGATTGTGAATACTGTTTATGTCAAGGGGCGGGATAAGCAGAGACATAGGGGAAGACATGGGAAAGAGAGGATGGTAGTGGAGAAGGCGGGGGATATTATCGAGCGGTATGAGGACCAGATCTGGATGAGGGATGTGAGGGTGGAAAGGGTGGCTATTTGTAAGATGGGGGCGAAAAAGGTtttggatggagaggggggggagacgggggaggaggagtatgaggttgtgggggaggttgggtttTAG
- the YPD1 gene encoding Phosphorelay intermediate protein (EggNog:ENOG503P5HM; COG:T; BUSCO:EOG09265DDU), with amino-acid sequence MLKSDEDSDDEVYFANMPDFGDHVDNAIFSQILEMDESDHERDFSEPLVINFFEQAQDTFEKMDQALASRDLNELSTLGHFLKGSSATLGFNKIRDSCQVVQQYGHKLTVDGVSEPDENVCLKKIAEALQAAKVDTAELEKQMKKFFGAE; translated from the exons ATGCTCAAGTCAGACGAAGATTCG GACGACGAAGTATACTTCGCAAACATGCCAGACTTCGGTGACCACGTCGACAATGCGATCTTCTCCCAGATCCTGGAAATGGACGAGAGCGACCATGAGAGGGACTTCAGTGAGCCACTGGTCATCAACTTCTTTGAGCAAGCACAGGACACCTTCGAGAAGATGGATCAAGCTCT AGCTTCCAGAGATCTTAACGAACTCTCTACTCTGGGGCACTTCCTGAAGGGATCCTCGGCCACCCTTGGTTTTAACAAGATCCGGGACAGCTGCCAAGTTGTGCAGCAATATGGACACAAGCTCACGGTCGACGGAGTGTCTGAGCCGGACGAGAACGTATGCTTAAAAAAGATCGCCGAGGCACTCCAGGCCGCCAAAGTCGACACAGCCGAGCTCGAGAAACAGATGAAGAAATTCTTTGGAGCCGAATAA